A single genomic interval of Agromyces cerinus harbors:
- a CDS encoding ABC transporter ATP-binding protein yields the protein MHGGAPRGGGGGGARGGGGAGGGGGPRRGFAVDEDAQRAANAEAPKIPNLLGRIAELFAGHKAALITTVVLVLVGAALAIIPPLLTQRAFDDGLFPVDASGEVSGPNLPVLVWIVVAMIAVFVVSALLGVWQTWLTATIGNSVMGTLRVRLFTHLQAMELSFFTRTKTGVIQSRLQNDVGGVAGVLTNTVSSVLGNTVTVISAFIAMLILNWQLTIIALVLMPFMVIAQRRVGQVRARIAGKTQESLSEMTAITQETLSVSGILLSKSFTRQKSEIERYADENKNQIDLQVRQQMTGQWFFAMVNIFMSSIPAIVYLVAGWLIAGGTADVTAGTIVAFTTVQARLLFPLMGLMRVALDLQTSSALFARIFEYLDLKPAIVDRPDAREVPLGPALGRVEFDEVSFRYPDADDDSRPTLDAVSFTIEPGQFAAFVGPSGAGKTTVSYLVPRLYEASGGAVRFAGVDVRELDQESLVSHIGIVSQETYLFHASIGENLRYARPDASDAELEAAARAANIHETIASFPEGYDTVVGERGYRLSGGEKQRIAIARVLLKDPAVLVLDEATSALDTISERVVQEALDDAARGRTTIAIAHRLSTVVSADVIFVVVAGRIVEQGTHAELVGAEGVYASLYRQQEERPVLEA from the coding sequence ATGCACGGGGGAGCGCCACGCGGTGGGGGCGGCGGTGGAGCCCGCGGCGGCGGAGGCGCCGGCGGTGGGGGCGGCCCCCGACGGGGGTTCGCCGTCGACGAGGACGCGCAGCGGGCCGCGAACGCCGAGGCGCCGAAGATCCCCAACCTGCTCGGCCGCATCGCCGAGCTCTTCGCCGGCCACAAGGCCGCCCTCATCACCACGGTCGTGCTCGTGCTCGTCGGCGCTGCGCTCGCGATCATCCCGCCGCTGCTGACCCAGCGGGCGTTCGACGACGGACTCTTCCCGGTCGACGCGAGCGGCGAGGTCTCCGGCCCGAACCTGCCGGTGCTCGTGTGGATCGTGGTCGCGATGATCGCCGTGTTCGTCGTCTCGGCCCTGCTCGGCGTCTGGCAGACCTGGCTCACCGCGACGATCGGCAACAGCGTCATGGGCACGCTGCGCGTTCGGCTCTTCACGCACCTGCAGGCCATGGAGCTGAGCTTCTTCACGCGCACCAAGACGGGCGTCATCCAGTCGCGCCTGCAGAACGACGTGGGCGGCGTCGCCGGGGTGCTGACGAACACGGTGTCGAGCGTGCTCGGCAACACGGTGACGGTGATCTCGGCGTTCATCGCGATGCTCATCCTCAACTGGCAGCTCACGATCATCGCGCTCGTGCTCATGCCGTTCATGGTCATCGCGCAGCGCCGGGTCGGCCAGGTACGGGCGCGCATCGCCGGCAAGACCCAGGAGTCGCTCTCGGAGATGACGGCGATCACGCAGGAGACGCTGTCGGTCTCCGGCATCCTGCTCTCGAAGAGCTTCACCCGGCAGAAGAGCGAGATCGAGCGGTACGCCGACGAGAACAAGAACCAGATCGACCTGCAGGTCAGGCAGCAGATGACGGGCCAGTGGTTCTTCGCGATGGTCAACATCTTCATGTCGTCGATCCCCGCGATCGTCTACCTGGTCGCCGGCTGGCTCATCGCCGGCGGCACGGCGGATGTCACGGCGGGCACGATCGTCGCATTCACGACCGTGCAGGCGCGCCTGCTGTTCCCGCTCATGGGGCTCATGCGGGTCGCCCTCGACCTGCAGACCTCGAGCGCCCTCTTCGCCCGCATCTTCGAGTACCTCGATCTGAAGCCGGCGATCGTCGACCGGCCCGACGCCCGCGAGGTGCCCCTCGGCCCGGCGCTCGGCCGGGTCGAGTTCGACGAGGTCTCGTTCCGCTACCCCGACGCCGACGACGACTCTCGGCCGACGCTCGACGCGGTGAGCTTCACGATCGAGCCGGGGCAGTTCGCCGCGTTCGTCGGGCCGTCGGGCGCCGGCAAGACGACGGTGTCGTACCTCGTGCCGCGCCTCTACGAGGCCTCGGGCGGGGCGGTGCGCTTCGCGGGGGTCGACGTGCGGGAGCTCGACCAGGAGTCGCTCGTCTCGCACATCGGCATCGTCAGCCAGGAGACCTATCTCTTCCACGCCTCGATCGGAGAGAACCTCCGCTACGCGCGGCCCGACGCGAGCGACGCCGAACTCGAGGCGGCGGCGCGGGCCGCGAACATCCACGAGACGATCGCCTCGTTCCCCGAGGGGTACGACACCGTGGTCGGCGAACGCGGCTACCGGCTTTCGGGGGGCGAGAAGCAGCGCATCGCGATCGCACGGGTGCTGCTGAAGGACCCGGCCGTGCTCGTGCTCGACGAGGCCACGAGCGCGCTCGACACGATCTCCGAACGGGTCGTGCAGGAGGCGCTCGACGACGCCGCCCGTGGCCGCACGACCATCGCGATCGCCCACCGGCTCTCGACCGTCGTGTCCGCCGACGTGATCTTCGTGGTCGTCGCCGGCCGCATCGTCGAGCAGGGAACGCACGCCGAACTCGTGGGCGCCGAAGGGGTCTACGCCTCGCTCTACCGTCAGCAGGAGGAGCGCCCGGTGCTCGAGGCCTGA